GGCGATCTTGGAGAAGTCCGGGTCCGCACCCAGCTCCGTCTCGCTGTACCTCTTGTTCCAGAAAAGCTTCTGCCACTGCTTGACCATGCCGAGCCATCCGTTGTTCAGAAGGACAATTATGACGGGCAGGTCCTCGGCGACCGAGGTGGCCAGCTCCTGCTGCACCATTTGGAACCCTCCGTCTCCCGTTATGGTGATGACGGGGCTGTCCGGTTTGGCGGCCTTGGCGCCGATGGCGGAGGGGAGCCCGAAGCCCATGGTGCCGAAGCTTCCCGACGAAAGGAATTTCCTCGGTTTGTGGATGTGCAGATAGTGCATCGCCCACATCTGGTTCTGCCCGACGTCCGTCGTTATGATGATGTCGTTGTCCTCGTCGACGAGCTTGTTTATCTCGAATATGATCTTCTGTGGAACTATCGGCTTAAGGTCGATGTCGATCTTGCACTGGCAGCGTCTCCTGTATTCTGAGTAGGCGGTGTTCCAGTCGGTGTGTCCGTCCTTGTAGCCGGAGAGCCGGTCAATGAGTGCCGCAGTGCCCTTTTTCGCATCGCAGAGGAGGTTCACGTCCTCGTTCCTGTGCTTGTCGAACTCCGTCGCGTCGATATCGATCTGGACGACCCTGCAGGAGCTGTCGAACCGGGTATGGGGGCTAAAGGTCCTGTCCGAGAACTTCGTCCCTATCGCTATGACAAGGTCGGCGTTCCGGAAGGTGTCCAGGGCGCACATCCTCCCGTGCATGCCCAACGGTCCGAGGTTCAGAGGGTGTTCGGTCGACATTGCGCCGATCCCCATGAGAGTGAAGACCGCGGGCGCGCCGAGAATTTCGGCAAGTCTCGTAACCTCTGCCGAGGCGTTAGCGCCGATGGCTCCGCCGCCCACCAGCAGGACGGGTCTTTTCGCTTCCTTTATCCACTGTATCGCCGTGCCTATGCCGGACATATCT
This DNA window, taken from Methanomassiliicoccaceae archaeon, encodes the following:
- the ilvB gene encoding biosynthetic-type acetolactate synthase large subunit, coding for MKGNRALLQMLEDRGVETMFGYPGGSVISIYDEIMNSSINHVLVRHEQCAAHMADGYARASGKPGVCMATSGPGATNMITGIGTAYADSTPMLALTGQVGTGSLGLGAFQEVDAYSLLMAITKHNFRVLDVNRLPHAVDEAWKICQIGRPGPVHIDLPSDQMNSEIDEGLLKVSYGIKEPREDMSGIGTAIQWIKEAKRPVLLVGGGAIGANASAEVTRLAEILGAPAVFTLMGIGAMSTEHPLNLGPLGMHGRMCALDTFRNADLVIAIGTKFSDRTFSPHTRFDSSCRVVQIDIDATEFDKHRNEDVNLLCDAKKGTAALIDRLSGYKDGHTDWNTAYSEYRRRCQCKIDIDLKPIVPQKIIFEINKLVDEDNDIIITTDVGQNQMWAMHYLHIHKPRKFLSSGSFGTMGFGLPSAIGAKAAKPDSPVITITGDGGFQMVQQELATSVAEDLPVIIVLLNNGWLGMVKQWQKLFWNKRYSETELGADPDFSKIAEAYGARGMLIERPGEIADALRAAIDSGETCLLDIHIDPEEDVLPMLPANPKQSLIKGRCQY